A part of Neoarius graeffei isolate fNeoGra1 chromosome 22, fNeoGra1.pri, whole genome shotgun sequence genomic DNA contains:
- the LOC132870441 gene encoding fMet-Leu-Phe receptor-like, whose product MAFNNTFILLTDPDVSSTNDKTTVDIDAIMENITIVFYTITVLLGTTGNAVVIWMSGFRLKANVTYVWLVNLAVADLIFCLTRFISLIKKLFYDYWPFGIFLCKFNGFFKYTNMFCSVFILAVISLDRALCVWRPVFIRQRRTLHAARLISVGVWTVAVIFSVPYFVYRKIHIGKNNLSKCSVQVPKSPEGENRAELALYSIRFLCGFLLPFLIILTCYLLAGLGIRRTRILHKSRPLRILVCLVCAFFLCWAPYHCLLLAKMVDSKSQAVKVGLPIAKGIAYFNSCVNPLLYFCMGLDMKLRFNQNLSRVYARVLAEDWEGPISQSKKCTVTVDGSGAAFQEPK is encoded by the exons ATGGCCTTTAACAACACTTTTATCCTCCTTACTGATCCTGACGTCTCCAGCACAAATGATAAAACCACAGTGGACATTGATGCTATTATGGAAAACATCACTATTGTCTTTTACACAATCACTGTCCTTTTGGGCACCACTGGAAATGCTGTGGTCATCTGGATGTCTGGATTCCGTCTCAAAGCTAATGTTACCTATGTGTGGCTGGTCAACTTGGCTGTGGCAGACTTAATTTTTTGCCTCACTCGATTTATTTCTTTGATTAAGAAACTCTTCTATGATTATTGGCCCTTTGGGATCTTTCTCTGCAAGTTCAATGGATTCTTCAAGTATACCAATATGTTCTGCAGTGTATTCATCCTTGCTGTCATTAGTCTGGATCGGGCACTTTGTGTTTGGAGACCGGTGTTCATCAGGCAGCGACGAACTCTACATGCAGCTAGACTCATCAGTGTTGGGGTTTGGACTGTGGCAGTGATCTTCAGTGTTCCGTATTTTGTGTACCGGAAAATACATATAGGCAAGAACAACTTGAGCAAGTGTTCCGTGCAG GTGCCTAAATCACCTGAAGGAGAAAACAGAGCTGAACTAGCCTTGTACAGCATTCGCTTCTTGTGTGGATTTTTGTTGCCCTTCCTCATCATCCTAACCTGCTATCTATTAGCTGGTTTAGGGATACGGCGAACACGCATCCTACACAAATCACGACCCCTTCGAATTCTTGTTTGTTTAGTTTGTGCCTTCTTCCTGTGCTGGGCGCCTTACCACTGCCTCCTTTTGGCCAAGATGGTGGACAGCAAGAGCCAGGCAGTGAAAGTGGGCCTGCCCATAGCTAAGGGCATAGCCTACTTCAACAGCTGTGTTAACCCACTTTTGTACTTCTGTATGGGACTGGACATGAAGCTGCGCTTTAACCAAAACCTGTCTCGGGTTTATGCTAGAGTTCTAGCTGAAGACTGGGAGGGGCCGATCTCACAGTCTAAGAAATGCACAGTGACAGTGGATGGCAGTGGAGCTGCATTTCAAGAGCCAAAGTGA